The genomic stretch TGGCTGCTTCCGCCACCGAGATTCCTCCACCATCAATCCAATCCATGGTAAATTCCTAAAATCATCACTCTTGAAAAAATATTCAAGAATTATGGGTACGGATTCCAATGGATGGAACCGTGCTCGAGGGTTAGCATTCAAAGCTCTCCTTTTCATCGGTGGTGCTCTTCTCGTTAAACGTCTCCGTAAGTCCACCACTCGTTGGGACCATGCTCGCTTGGTCGCTCACTCCCTCACCGGCGAAAAGGTTTCCActtaattcttcttcttctcaattttcttttctttttataaattttctgaattttctaaCTCTTCATGCAGTATTCCAAGGACCAAGCTTCTAGAGACCCTGACAACTATTTCAATATTAGGTTTCTTTCtcaattttctgattttaatttgtttaacctctttatcttttttttttgtaatttgattttttttttgttgagaTTTTTGTAGAATGCGTACTTGTCCAGCAGCAGAGTTAGTAGATGGTTCAGAAGTTCTATATTTTGAGCAGGTGTTTCTTCTCTCTGATTAACTGTTTCCAATATTATGCTCTTAAAATTAGCTCAATCTTGATTTCCTTTTTGCTTTTAGGCTTTTTGGAGGAGTCCACAAAAACCCTTTCGCCAGGTAGATTATATGTATTTTGATTatgttttttttcttctattctttATGCTTGAATTATGAATGTGATCGATTGATTGATAGGATCCGCATTGAAATACACTTTTTAGGTTACTGATTTAAAGATATCTATATCTTAGTTGCCATTGTTTGTATCTTTCTGCAGAGGTTGTTAATGGCAAAACCTTGTCCGAAAGAGTTGACATGTGATGTTGAGGTATGTATTCACTCACTAAGATGTTGATGTTCTTTATAAGATTTTGCCAATATTCTAAAGCTGATTTGTGCCGAAAAAAAATGGTCTAGTTgtgttttttaggttttttccATCAAAAACATTTGTTGTAACTTGTAACAACCCTTGCCCTGGATTTTTTTTGCCTTATCTCCTTTGTTATAAATATTCACAAATTTCATAGGCTCCCTCTTATTTTCTTTTAGGAGTACCAAATAGATAGCTGAAGAGAGGAGGCATAATTTTTACACGAGTGTAAAATTTTAACATCAGAGGATCCATTCTAGAAATTAATATGGTGATCTTCCATAGTGGGAATTTACGATAATATTAGTAGCATCGATAAAATAACATATGCTATGCCTTCTTTGTGAAGGTTTTTTTTTCTTAACTACTTAAACTTATTcttatttatttgtttttatgTATATATAGATAGTGATGCAGGAATTAGGGGGTCAAGTATAACTAAATTCTGTTACTTTGTGTTAGATGAGCACTCACACAGTCACACTTCTGTCATGCGTGTTAATATATCTAACCATTGCCCTGCATTATATGGATACTTGTCCTTATATTTCTATACTGATTTATGGGATCATGATTCCATTTTAGgtttgttttttttctttctatttacaGAATAGTATATTCTTCTTGTTCTTGTTAAAAGTGAAAGTTATATCTTGTTTTAAATAGAGCATGAATTCTAACTTCTCTTCTCTGGCTGTTAAGTACATATGCCATTAGAGAAATGGAGGAATACAAAAATTTCTGTGATCGGCCAAAGGATCTGCGCCCGCAACCAGAAGAAGTCATTGGGGTAAGCATTAAGTCATATTCATTGTTCATATTGTGGTCTTAGCTTATCGTTTTTTGTTAGGGAGAAGTAATAAATCTCACATTTGATAGGTTTAAAATGTTCTGGTGTGAGTTATAAATGTTAAGTTGGTGAGATTAGTGTGTTTCCTGATGCCCGATTCTGATAGTATGTTATGGAAATTAGTTAAGTTACTGTTTGTTATTCAGTTCTAACTGTTTTGTACCAGCTTAGAGACTACATGTTAAGCCTTAGGAAatagaattgagagagaaatgTTCATCAGCACATTGACATGGAGAAAATCAGAAAAAGTAAGAAAAATTGTgcatgatttctgaagtgtataATTTTTTCATTCATAGTGAATCATTCAAGTGGGTTTATGTCCCCTCCAGGTGTAGGAGTTCATCTCTGAACTGGGTAACCAAATTTTGCGTGTGTTCTTACAATTAATTTTTTCACATTCCTTGCTTTTCAAGCACTCGATTGGTTTTCAATCACTCGATTGGTTTTCAATCACTTAATCTGCATTAGTATTGTTCTTCATCAAGATTAAACTCAGTTTCTGCTGAGTCATGATCCTGACAATTATGGACCTTGTTTATCGATTGTGTGTATTCAGGAATTTGGTGAATGGGGATAATTTCTCTGGAAATTGGGTAACTGTTGGAGTGCTAACTGGGAAGGGGATTCAGAAAACAAGTTCAAATGGGAAGAGCTTTTGTATATGGAAAATTGGTTGTTTGGATGAAAACACTGTTCCTATTTTCTTGTTTGGAAATGCTTATCAGAGGAATTCCCAAGAGCAGGCAGGAACGGTCTTTGCATTCTTCAATTGTGGTGTTCGCAAGGATGCCAAGGTATAATTGTTGGGAGTTGGTTAGATTTTTTCAATAATTTTCTATGAGTTCTGCAATCTCTTTTATATTGTTTTTGCAGGGTAATGGCTTTTCTTTGAGTATATACTCCCCTAACCAAATTGTGAAGATGGGCACCTCTGTAGATTACGGAGTTTGCAAAGCGAAAAGAGCGGATGGGATGGCATGTACAATGGCCATAAATAAGATTGACGTTCCTGAATTATTATTCTGTTTCTGTTTCTTCAGACTCCAACTATTACTTTTCCATGTTTGTTTTCCTTACAATATGATActagtatatgtaatgacttgtaaatgtgtacataaatttgtatatattttgatacatttaaggcaaaattggtttgaattggtatatatatatatatatttgttagccaaaaattggtagaaaaaaggccaaaatggcatatataaaatgtgataattgtctgtcaaaatctggttgaaaacaggtagaaattctggtttataaacctggaaaaaatgtggtttaaaacaaaagcttcaaaaaatttcgtataccttagacagcgcttttgtaaaaagcgctgtctaagggggggattagaaagcgctttaggcaaaagcgctgtctaagggggggcttagacagcgctttttgaaaagcgctgtctaaggtatacctaaaaaaattgaaataagagggtcttataaagcgcttttggccaaagcgctgtctaagggggggggggggggggggggggggggcttagacagcgcttttaagatttaaaaaagcgttgtctaaacctttagcagcggaggtttagacagcgctttaaagcgctgtctaaggctaaaaaaagcgctgtctaaggtcttgtttgttgtagtgacCAATCCTAGTCGAAAAGGAATgatattatttttttaaataatacATTTCATACAATATATTTCAAGCTCTACTTTTCAAACAACTTACAAGTTAAACTTAATCTCAAATTAATTTACAACTTGTATGGATTAAAATCCAACTACGTGCATCCAACTACGATAGTACCAAAAATATTTCATACTGCACATTTATAAAATCGTTGTCATTTATGATCCGGACAATGAACAAGTATCAAATAACCGTGAAAACTAAAAACAACAAATGAAAACAAATTAAAGACAAACAAgaacttaaatataaaaacataatgaaatagtaaaataaacaaaacaaacTAGGGAAATGCCTAAGTataattatagaagaatgtgcatcaaaatgcaccGATCATTTGTAAAGTATATCATGTTGATAGAGGATTGATCATGATCACAAAGATCTCATCCAATAAAATGTTTGTTGTGTCTGCGTCTGTTGTTCGTCCCATGTGCACAAAGATTTATTCAAATAATGTCGCACACATGTGGCATTGTAGATATTTCCATCTGAGCTTTAATGGCTTTGACACACTCATCAAAAAGGAGATGGTGAAGGAAATGCCTAGTTTGAAGGACTTGGAGGAGACTTTTTAGATTTCTTTATGGGAAAAAAACATAGAGAAGCCATATCAAAGCAAGCCATATCAGGCCTGCATCAAATGGTGGGAGCAGATATTTCATTATATTTCACATATGATTTTAGTAGAAACACATGGATCTACTTTTTGCATGAAAAAACTGAtgttttttatattttcaaacaattcaaagCCTTAGTAGAAAAAGAGTCAGGCGTTTACATCAAATGTCTTAGGACAGATAAAGGAGGAGAGTTTACCTCAAATACTTTTTGTGATTTCTGCAGCCTTCATGGCATCAAGAGGCAATTGACAACTGCCTATACTTCATTGCAAACGGGAGTGTCTGAGCGAAAGAATAGGACTCTAAAGAATGTGATCAGAAGCATAATGATAAGTAGAAATGTTCCTAAGAGCTTTTGGCTTGAAGTAGCTAAATGGGAAGCATATGTAATCAATAGAAGTCCATTATTATCTATGAAGAACATAGTCTATGAGAGGCATGAAGTAGTGTAAAGCTCTCAGTTCATCACTTCAAGGTGCTTGGGTGCATAGCTTTTGTACACATTCCTGATGTGCACAGAAAAAAGCTAGATGTCAAAAGTATAAAGTGTGTTCTCCTCGGAGTTAGTGAAGATTCAAAGGCTTACAAGTTCTATGACCCTATGAATAGCAAGATCCTGATCAACAAGGATGTAGTTTTTGAAGAATAGAAAATTTGGGAATGGAACAAGCATGACAAAGAAGACAAGACTCAATCAACCAACAATGTTGATATAGAAGAAGTAGACATGGAGAATGATGAAGTTGAAGTTATTAATGATAGAGTGCATGTTTAAAATGATGGATCTCAACATGAGGGGAACAATATAGAGAGTGCTAGTGAAGATAGTGTTATTGAAGAAGAAAACAATGCTCAAACACCAGGAGCCAAGAAAGTTGGTGTCAAATGGATATACAAAACAAAAATTGCAATGAAAAGGGGTAAGTAAAGAAATAAAAACCAAGGATTGTGGCTAAAGGGTACTCGCAAGAATATGgcatatgattttttttctccTGTGGCAAAATAGGATACTATCAGGATTGTCTTAGCACTTGCAGTATGCAAGAAGTTTCTGGTATATCAGCTTGACGTTAAGAGTGCTTTCCTGCATGGTAAGTTAATGTAAGATATATATGTAGATCAACCACTTGGCTATGATAAAGGAGGAAGAGACAAGGTCTACAAGCTCATAAAGGCACTCTATGGCCTTGGGCATGCTCCAAGGGCCTGGTATAGCAAGATTGAAGCATATTTCAATCAAGAGAATTTTGAAAAGTGCCCTCATGAACATACACTGTTTGTGAAGCATAGTAAGGGTAAGATATTGATTGTCAACTTGTATGTAGGTGATCTAATCTACACAGACAATAATCAACAAATGTTTGAAGGATTCAAGGAATCAATGAGGAAGATGTTTGCCATGATAAATATGAGAAAAATGAGATACTTTCTTAAGGTGGAAGTAAAGGAAGAAAGTGCTGGAATATTCATCTACCAACAGAAATATGCCAAAGAAATACTCACAAGATTTGGCATGGATCTCTGCAATAAGGTTTGTAATCCTATTGTTTCAGGTTTCAGGTTGGACAAGGATGAAAATGGCAAGCCAATTTATGCCACAAGCTACAAGAAGATGGTGGGAGGCTTGATGTATTTGCTTGCTACCAAGCCTGGCCTTGCCTATTAAGTATTCTTGGTAGCTAGGTACATGGAGAGACCAACTAAAATTCACCTGGCAGCTACAaaaagaatcctaaggtatctaAAGGGAACCATGAACTTAGGAGTTTTGTACAAGATGAATGATGAAATGGTCCTGCAAGGGTGGTCAGACTCTGATTATGCAGGAGATAATGATGACAAAAAAAACACTATAGGGTATGTGTTCAAGCTTGGATTCTTCACAACCCATTGCGACAATTTCAAGCACTGAAGCTTAGTTTGTTGCAGCAACATCATGTGCTTGTCAAGCAGTGTGGCTTCGAAGCATTCTTCACAAGCTTGGTCAGACTCAAAGCCAATGTACAGTCATCATATGTGACAATAGTTCCACAATCAAGTTGTCAAAGAATCCGGTGATGCATGGAAGATGCAAGCATATAGATGTAATGTTTCACTTTTTTAGGGACTTGACGAAAATGGTACAATTGAGTTGAAGCATTACAGCACATGAGAGGAACTTGCAGATTTGATAACTAAACTAGTGAAGCTCGAGTCTTTCAACTACATCAAAACAAGAATTGGATTTTGTGTCATTTGAGTCTTGCTCAACAATATGCATGAATCTAATATCCGTGTCATGTTGTAATTTGTCTCTTTTGTTAGTTTCAGGTTAGGAGAGTGTTTATTGGAATGTCAAACAAAATGTTGCAGTATTGTGTTCAACATGTAAATATTAGAATATAGTTGATTAATAGAATAACTAGCCTTGTTAGTTATAAGGGAGTTAGCTATGAGTGTGATTCCTTGTTATATAAGCAATTGATTATTCATGTACACATAGAACTCGAAGTTGCATTATTCAATAACAAGTTTATCTCATATTCTAAAAGTTTTGAGTCTTTAGGTTGTTTCAACCTTCGTTGATTGATTTGCATCTTGGAGTAGAACTTCCAACTTTTTTTTCCATCTAAACAATTTTTCTAGCTTCAAATATCATCATGCTATTGGAGGCCTTGTTGATTATTCTGTTGCTAATAATCATAGAAAGCTCATCTAAGTTTCAATTATCAATGAGCATT from Lathyrus oleraceus cultivar Zhongwan6 chromosome 7, CAAS_Psat_ZW6_1.0, whole genome shotgun sequence encodes the following:
- the LOC127107183 gene encoding chromophore lyase CRL, chloroplastic; the encoded protein is MGTDSNGWNRARGLAFKALLFIGGALLVKRLRKSTTRWDHARLVAHSLTGEKYSKDQASRDPDNYFNIRMRTCPAAELVDGSEVLYFEQAFWRSPQKPFRQRLLMAKPCPKELTCDVEYICH